The Coregonus clupeaformis isolate EN_2021a chromosome 27, ASM2061545v1, whole genome shotgun sequence genomic sequence ACCTTGAACTTTCTTCACAGGGTCCACCTGGTCAAGATGGAATCGATGGATTAGAGGTAACCCTTTGTTTTAAAGGTTATTTTTTATTTCTGATATTATTTAAGGTGTACTGTATATGCCCCACATCATGCTGATAACGTGTCCTCTTTACACAGGGACCAATGGGTCCTCCTGGACGAAAGGTAAAATATCTACATTTCTAATGCAGACACACTTCCACACATACCGGTATACATTTATTCTATGTATGTAACCTATATAATCTGTGATTAATTAATGCATTTCAATAATCTAATGTCAATAATCTAATGTCTTTAGATTAATTATGGAATTATGAATTTAAATGAATCTGAATATTGTACCTGTAAACTCaccaatgaaaataaaataatatatataatgtCTTGCAGGTTAATTAATATGTTCCATGAATGTAATGTCTTGCAGGTTAATTAATATGTTCCATGAATGTAATGTCTTGCTGGTTAATTAATATGTACCATGAATATAGATGTCTTGCAAGTTAATTAATATGTACCATGAATGTAATGTCTTGCAGGTTAATTAATATGTTCCATGAATGTAATGTCTTGCTGGTTAATTAATATGTACCATGAATATAGATGTCTTGCAAGTTAATTAATATGTACCATGAATGTAATGTCTTGCAGGTTAATTAATATGTACCATGAATGTAGATGTCTTGCAGGTTAATTAATATGTACCATGAATGTAGATGTCTTGCAGGTTAATTAATATGTACCATGAATGTAATGTCTTGCAGGTTAATTAATATGTTCCATGAATGTAGATGTCTTGCAGGTTAATTAATATGTTCCATGAATGTAGATGTCTTGCAAGTTAATTAATTTGTACCATGAATGTAATGTCTTGCAGGTTAATTAATATGTTCCATGAATGTAATGTCTTGCAGGTTAATTAATATGTACCATGAATGTAATGTCTTGCAGGGTGAGGATGGACAGCATGGCATGCCTGGATCACAGGGGTCTCCAGGGTTAAAGGTGTGGCATCGTATTATTTCCTCCTCTTccgcctcttcctcctctcccgtCTCTTTCCCAGTCTCACTCTATCTCCATGTCTGTGACAGGGGGAGCAGGGGCCTGCTGGTGACCAGGGCAGGACTGGCCTTGATGGACTACCAGGGATGAAGGTAAATAGAGGAGGAATTGGAAATGGATGTCTTGAAAGATGAAGAAAAGATTGACGTTACATACAGCGATGACCCTGAGACATTTGGCACTATGTAttgacccactgggcacagactggttgaatcaatgttgtttccacgccATTTAAACAATAAATGTCAATGTCATGACGTTGAATCAAGGTGGAAAATGGATTGTATTTGCAATTGTTCTTTGATGATTTCGctttgaattcacattagttgacaactcaattaAAACTACGTTTGAACTGAAGTCTGTGCCAAGTGGGGATGCACTGGAACGGCAGGCATGCTGAGGTCCTACTGTATGTATTCACTCTATGTAGGAGGGGACAGGAGACACagtgggagaagggggagaggagacacaggggGAGAATGGGGAGACAGGAGACACAGTGGGAGAAGGGGGAGACAGGAGACACAGTGAGAGAAGGGGGAGACAGGAGACACagtgggagaagggggagaggagacacagggggagaagggggagacaggagacacagtgggagaagggggagacaggagacacagggggagaaggaaggagaaggGGGAGACAGGAGACATGGGGAGAAGGGTGGGGACAGGAGACCTCTTCCAATACCTTTATTTATCTTTATTCATTAATTTTTCTGTGTGTTTGactctgtctccctctacagTGCTCACCGGGAGAGAAGGCTGTTCCTGGCTCCTATGACATCGGCCTTGGCCAAGTCGTTCAGGTGAGTTCTAAATTGGGTCAAAAACAACATTCTGCTTTGCATTACTACCCCACAAATTCAGAATGTACCATTTTATTTATTGTTAAAAGTTTCACTCACACCATAATATTTCTCTAGATATGCATTCTATATAACAGTCCCCTGTGGAGTGCATATTCTCACTTTCCTTTTCTACTTTTCTATTCCTGCAGGGTCCCCCAGGGCCCCCAGGGCCCCCAGGAGGCCAAGGGTCAAAGGTGAGAGTTAGTTGTGTttgacgaggtggccgagtggttaaggcgatggccTGCTAATCAATTGTGCTCGGCACGCCTGGGTTCCAATCCCGTCGTCGGTGGAAGAGATTCTGTTCTGGAGGGGAAATTTGTCATTGTAGCCAATTTTATAATTCCATTATACACATTCAACAGTGTGTTGGTTATGACATCTGACtatatgtcgctctggataagagtgtctgctaaatgtgtcAAAGTGTCAATGTGTTTAAAATATGTTGGCATATGCAGTAATGGAGCAGTAATCTACAGTATGGCTTTGGTTTACCTGTCTCCTTCATGTTCACCTGTCTCCTCATGTTCACCTGTCTCCTCATGTTCACCTGTCTCCTCATGTTCACCTGTCTCCTTCATGTTTACCCGTCTCCTTCATGTTTACCCGTCTCTTCATGTTTACCCATCTCTTCATGTTTACCCGTCTCCTAATGTTTACTTATCTCATTCATGTTTACCCGTCTCCTTCATGTTTACCCGTCTCCTTCATGTTTACCCGTCTCCTCATGTTTACCATCTCCTCATGTTTACCCGTCTCCTAATGTTTACCTATCTCATTCATGTTTACCTGTCTCCTTCATGTTTACCTGTCTCCTTCATGTTTACCTGTCTCCTTCATGTTTAGCTATCTCCTCATGTTTACCCGTCTCCTAATGTTCACCCGTCTCCCTCATGGTTACCCGTCTCCTCATGGTTACCCGTCTCCTCAATGTTACCCGTCTCCTCATGGTTATCCGTCTCCTCATGGTTACCCGTCTCCTCATGGTTACCCGTCTCCTTCATGTTTACCCGTCTCCTTCATGTTTACCCGTCTCTTCATGTTTACCCGTCTCTTCATGTTTACCCGTCTCTTCATGTTTACCCGCCTCCTTCATGTTTACCCGCCTCCTTCATGTTTACCCGTCTCCTCATGTTACCCGTCTCCTCATGTTTACCTGTCTCTTCATGTTTACCCGTCTCCTTCATGTTTACCCGCCTCCTAATGTTTACCCGTCTCTTCATGTTTACCCATCTCCTCATGTTTACCCGTCTCTTCATGTTTACCCGTCTCTTCATGTTTACCCGTCTCCTCATGTTTACCCGTCTCCTCATGTTTACCTATCTCATTCATGTTTACCCGCCTCCTAATGTTTACCCGTCTCTTCATGTTTACCCGTCTCCTCATGTTTACCCGTCTCGTCATGTTTACCCGTCTCTTCATGTTTACCTGTCTCCTCATGTTTACCCATCTCCTCATGTTTACCCGTCTCCTTCATGTTTACCTGTCTCCTTCATGTTTACCCATCTCCTTCATGGTTACCCGTCTCCTCATGGTTACCCGCCTCCTAATGTTTACCCGTCTCTTCATGTTTACCCGTCTCCTCATGTTTACCCGTCTCCTCATGTTTACCCGTCTCCTCATGTTTACCCGTCTCCTAATGTTTACCCGTCTCCTTCATGTTTACCCGTCTCCTTCATGTTTACCCGCCTCCTTCATGTTTACCCGTCTCCTCATGTTCACCCGTCTCCTCATGTTTACCCGTCTCCTCATGTTTACCCGTCTCCTCATGGTTACCCGTCTCCTCATGGTTAACTGTCTCCTCATGTTTACCTGTCTCCTTCATGTTTACCCGTCTCCTCATGTTCACCCGTCTCCTTTATGTTTACCCGTCTCCTTCATGTTTACCCGTCTCTTCATGTTCACCTATCTCATTCATGTTTACCCGTCTCCTTCATGTTTACCCGTCTCCTTCATGTTTACCCGTCTCCTTCATGTTTACCCGTCTCCTCATGTTTACCCATCTCCTCATGTTTACCCGTCTCTCCATGTTTACCCGTCTCCTTCATGTTTACCCGTCTCTTCATGTTTACCTGTCTCCTTCATGTTTACCAGTCTCTTCATGTTTACCCGTCTCCTTCATGTTTACCCGTCTCTTCATGTTTACCCGTCTCTTCATGTTTACCCGTCTCCTCATGTTTACCCATCTCCTCATGTTTACCCGTCTCCTCATGTTTACCCGTCTCTTCATGTTTACCCGTCTCCTTCATGTTTACCCGTCTCTTCATGTTTACCCGTCTCCTAATGTTTACCCATCTCCTCATGTTTACCTGTCTCCTTCATGTTTACCCGTCTCCTCATGTTTACCCGTCTCCTTCATGTTTACCCGTCTCTTCATGTTTACCCGTCTCTTCATGTTTACCCGTCTCCTCATGTTTACCCATCTCCTCATGTTTACCCTGTCTCCTTCATGTTTACCGTCTCCTTCATGTTCACCCGTCTCCTTTATGTTTACCCGTCTCCTTCATGTTTACCCGTCTCTTCATGTTTACCCGTCTCCTTCATGTTTACCCGTCTCCTAATGTTTACCTATCTCATTCATGTTTACCCGTCACCTTCATGTTTACCCGTCTCCTTCATGTTTACCCGTCTCCTTCATGTTTACCCGTCTCCTCATGTTTACCCATCTCCTCAAGTTTACCCGTCTCTCCATGTTTACCCGTCTCCTTCATGTTTACCCGTCTCTTCATGTTTACCTGTCTCCTTCATGTTTACCAGTCTCTTCATGTTTACCCGTCTCCTTCATGTTTACCCGTCTCTTTCATGTTTACCCGTCTCCTTCATGTTTACCCGTCTCCTTCATGTTTACCCGTCTCCTTCATGTTTACCCGTCTCCTTCATGTTTACCCATCTCCTCATGTTTACCCGTCTCCTAATGTTTACCTATCTCATTCATGTTTACCCGTCTCCTTCATGTTTACCTGTCTCCTTCATGTTTACCCGTCTCCTCATGTTTACCTGTCTCCCTCATGGTTACCAGTCTCCTCATGGTTACCCGTCTCCTCATGGTTACCCGTCTCCTCATGGTTACCCATCTCCTCATGGTTACCTGTCTCCTCATGGTTACCCGTCTCCTTCATGTTTACCCGTCTCCTTCATGTTTACCCGCCTCCTTCATGTTTACCCGTCTCCTCATGTTCACCCGTCTCCTCATGTTTACCCGTCTCCTTCATGTTTACCCGTCTCCTCATGTTCACCCGTCTCCTCATGTTTACCCGTCTCCTTCATGTTTACCCATCTCCTCATGTTACCCGTTTCCTCATGTTTACCCGTCTCCTTCTTGCCAACAGGGAGAGTCAGGCTCACCTGGTGCACCTGGAGCTGATGGGGATAAGGTAAATAACATGAACTGTAATGTCTAATTATTATTGTACTATGAAATCAATATGAGCTGTGTTCCTCAGTGCTATCGGCATCATGTTGTGCCTCATCTCTATAGGGAGCCAAAGGGGATAGAGGTGATGATGGGATGCCTGGAGTGGCAGGGGAGAAGGGAGAGCGAGGCCTGATGGGCCAAACTGGGCTTGCGGTAAGTGTGATATGAGCTGTGTCCTGATGGATGATGGGCTATGGGCATGGCACAGCAGTCTACTGTCCCCCTGCCTTGTAGATTTTGTCCatacaatgtatttttttgtcTCTTAGGGAGCTGACggaaaaaaaggagagagaggggattcaAGGTTTGAGGACGGTCTGGTCAGTAACGATTTAGATACCAAACGTGTATCTGTCAAGTGTGATACCTCATCAAGGTCTAGTAGTGTTATACGATTGTGCAACGTCTGGTTATCTTAACACTAATGCTCTCTGCTCCAGGCCCATAGGATCTCTATCTCGGGCCCTCCAGGGCCTCCCGGGCCCCAGGGTTACCCTGGCCACATGGTGGGTAACCGGTCCCTCTGTCTTCGTAATGATAGGGGGGGTCCTCTGTAGcctagttggtagagcatggcgcttgcaacgccaggatagttggttagattcctgggaccacccttacgaaaaatgtatgcacgcatgattgtAGGTCGCTTttaataaaagtgtctgctaaatggcatatattacatATTATAGGGGGGGATATCAAAAGCTTAAACGTTCTAGATATATTCTCTCTGCAAATAGATCCTTGACAAACACTCCATAACCTCAACCTGTTCTCAGAGGAACCTAGTAAATCTCCAATGTCTACTTTgctattcatgtttttttttaatgctATTGTTCTGTTATAGGCTCTTGTGATTAACAGTGTTTACAAAGAGAATGACATAACAAATTGTGTTTTTCAGGGACATGATGGAATGCCTGGCCCCAAGGTGAGATAGTCAGGGCTCTGATTTATCCTGCCCCTAAAATAAACCAATACAGGATTCTTTAGGTTACTAAAGCTGCACTGGAATGCCCTGTCATTCAAACTTTAGCCCTAGCAGATGATGAAATGCTGGGTGGAGAATAGTGGATGAAATGTGTATTTATAGTAGGTCAGAGACAAGATGGATTGTAATTCCCAAGGAAAAATGTAAGCACCAGCTTGAAGTTGTGTATTTGTCAATATCTCACAGGGGGAACCAGGTGAGAGAGTGAAAGGAGATAAGGGGGATGCAGGTGACAGAGGTCCTCCTGGGTTAAGGGTAAGTATATCCTATTCCGTCTCACTCAGACTGCATATCACGGTTGGGGTCAATTTCGGAATTTCTGAATTTAATTCAATCCATGATTTGAAATACTAATTTGAATTGGACACATCCCACAGGAAGCAGAGACATGAAGCATAAAACTATCCTTCCTTTGACAAATCTTTTACCAAAAGCATCTGACACTTATTACTGCAAAGAATACAGACACCATTTGATTACAACTGAAACATGTCACACATGATTTATTAATATTGGTGTCATGAGATTAGGTTGATCCCTTCCATTCTGTAGTGTCTGATGCATTCTGGGAAATGTATTTTAATTCATATTTCATAAGGTGTAAGTGAATTATAAACATACAAAAGGATATTAGAATATGTCCAGACTACTGtaattatttgtaattaatttACAGATAATTCATCTTTAAAAGTCAAATATTTCATCGATATGCTGTACAtagtattggtcacatacagtaTGTCAAAATAAACATATGTATGGTTGAATGTAGAATAAATTAGCCATTTGAATTTCATAGAATTTTGTTGAATTAAAATCTACTTCCTAATTCCAAAGtgaaattcaattcaaattcaagaaTTTAATGGGAATTAAAGAACAATTTGCAACTCACTTCAGAATTGGCCCCAACCCTGCTGCCTATCATATTACGGACCACATAACTGATGACAGTATTTCTGCACACAGGGTATCCAGGGTCTTCCAGGTTCTACAGGATTGATTGGTCTCCCTGGCACCAAAGGGGGAAAGGTTAGCAGCATTTTTCATATGCCCTGTTTGTTGAGGAAATGGACAGGGTATCAGAGACCCTTCAGAGACAGGTACATTTTCCAAAGTAAGCTGCTTCTGAATTAACTTGATCATATTTAATTTCTTCAACAGGGAGAGCAAGGATTGCCGGGATTAGATGTAAGTATGTCTAAAtgtctctgtcgtagccggccgtgaccgggagacccatggggcggcgcacaattagcccagcgtcgtccagggtaggggagggaatggccggcagggatgtagctcagttggtagagcatggcgtttgtaacgccagggttgtgggtttgattcccacggggggccagtatgtataactgtaagtcgctctggataagagcgtctgctaaatgactaaaaatttaaaatgtaaatctGTCACGTTTCTATGGAGTGGTTTCCGTGCCAACCTTAAATTGTATTTGAATTCCATAATTTTGAATTTGTATTAGGATATTGAATttaatatttttgaatttgtaTTGAACAAATGTAATAATTTAATTCAGAAATGTAACTTagatttgaaactgaattgagtGAATATTGCATTCAGTTTAAAAATTCAATTTAAATGTAATTGAATATTCAAATTCAGTATTtatatattcagtttcaatatggtagatattgcattcattttctgtgtatcaagtttacaaactaCAGTATCATTTCAAGTTTATCAAAATTTCACatattcaacttctcagatgcattcaaattcagttctcttaagttcagattcaaaaccagagacaacatcctggtactttgccagccaCGAAAAGTAGAGGAGTACAGATAGAATTAAACGGTCACTGTGGTAAACAGAAGCTTCTGGCGGTTTCTGAAGCCATTGTGGCAtgttacattttttttcttcctaTGAATTTGGCTCTAGCATTTGAACTGTTTTGGCTATaagctattatgaccccattcctgaaagctaaTATGGATgtgccttctgttcccctctatcacACAGTCTTGTGACATGCAGAGCAAGATTCAATAACTAACACAGGCCGCGTTAGTGtcacaaaaaaacacaatttgGCCCCCATAAGAATACAGTTGAATAGCCCTGTCATAGCCCTTCCACTCCCTATTTAATCTTGCTCTTGTGACTGACAGGGTTCGACCCAGCTTTCCTGCatgtcacaagactgtgttagcccacacACTAAGAAACTAGCACAGTCTTTTAAAAACACTTTATTGACCACTACCTCTCTCCATGTCAGGGTTTCCCCGGGCTGATGggagaaaagggggagagagggggcagaggagaCAAGGTGGGTATCAGCCACAACAGGGGCTACTGAGGCTATGTTTAATCATCTTCTGTTACCTAACATTATACATGAACATgctagtcatttagcggacgctcttatccagagcgttttacagttagtgcattcatcttaagatagctaggtgggacaaccacatatcacaggcataaaaagtacattttccctcaataacGTAGCTATCTGTAGAGTCCGAGCTAGaagtggtggtgggggggttcTGGTTAAATTCTGAGGTGAGAAGGAGGAGGATTGTTTAGTTATAGTATAATCTGGACACGAAATTGATGCACGATGAGAGACTTGTCTCCTTTGTGGGtctatgtagctcagttggtagagcttggtTCATGTTGCCCTTGGATAGTGGATTTGATTCCCTGGTCCACCTACACGTAAAAATTGTATGCATtcctgactgtaagtcgctttggataaaagcgtctgctaaattgcttatattattattattattagggccGTCAAATGATAAAAACTATTTATCGAATTAATCACAGGATTTGCTTTGATTAATCACGAATAATCGCAAATTCAAAATTTGCTCAAATTACTAAAAGCATTGCAAGAATATTGACGTCTTGATTTTATTCAAAGTAACAGTTTAGCAAAATCAGGTAAATTGATAAAGCACACTCTCTTTAACCTCCATGTCAACTTGTTTTGACATTgcgttgttgtttttatttgtaTAAGTTAtgtagttttgatgttttcagtgtatttagAATGCTTTCAGACAATTGCGGGAGAAAATAATGTCAATCATGCACTAAAATTACTAAAGGTTAACTTGAGTTAACTGAATAACTCTAACAACCctaattattatatattattgttttgtctctcttctctctcagggtGACAGGGGGATGCTGGGAAAGAAGGGACTGAAAGGACAGAAGGGCGAGCAGGGCCCCCCTGGACTGGACCAGCCCTGTCCTGTGGTATGTCACTTCttcctgcctcctcctctccactcac encodes the following:
- the LOC121541332 gene encoding collagen alpha-1(XXIII) chain-like isoform X1; translated protein: MGSPAKSDEKTMESINNNSHKSNFSHCLGGLPTLFCIMLSVCSMAFCFLVNFRTSHLEYRVQTLEMERMSLLPSDENGTVPCLQDIIEKLVRERLTVALPKLRNAREVIQECSCPPGPPGKRGRMGRRGDPGSPGTPGRDGYPGPLGMDGKPGAPGPMGSQGLPGPKGEQGEQGDMGPRMVFPRFDHGFLSGDQHTFHKRLLKGDQGQAGPPGPPGPPGSPGPRGPPGNTGKDGPRGPTGEQGPPGQDGIDGLEGPMGPPGRKGEDGQHGMPGSQGSPGLKGEQGPAGDQGRTGLDGLPGMKCSPGEKAVPGSYDIGLGQVVQGPPGPPGPPGGQGSKGESGSPGAPGADGDKGAKGDRGDDGMPGVAGEKGERGLMGQTGLAGADGKKGERGDSRFEDGLAHRISISGPPGPPGPQGYPGHMGHDGMPGPKGEPGERVKGDKGDAGDRGPPGLRGIQGLPGSTGLIGLPGTKGGKGEQGLPGLDGFPGLMGEKGERGGRGDKGDRGMLGKKGLKGQKGEQGPPGLDQPCPVGTNGCKEHPGEAGQSSGAPCPLGRDGLPIPGCWHK
- the LOC121541332 gene encoding collagen alpha-1(XXIII) chain-like isoform X2, which translates into the protein MGSPAKSDEKTMESINNNSHKSNFSHCLGGLPTLFCIMLSVCSMAFCFLVNFRTSHLEYRVQTLEMERMSLLPSDENGTVPCLQDIIEKLVRERLTVALPKLRNAREVIQECSCPPGPPGKRGRMGRRGDPGSPGTPGRDGYPGPLGMDGKPGAPGPMGSQGLPGPKGEQGEQGDMGPRGPPALTGSAGLLSNQILTVKGDQGQAGPPGPPGPPGSPGPRGPPGNTGKDGPRGPTGEQGPPGQDGIDGLEGPMGPPGRKGEDGQHGMPGSQGSPGLKGEQGPAGDQGRTGLDGLPGMKCSPGEKAVPGSYDIGLGQVVQGPPGPPGPPGGQGSKGESGSPGAPGADGDKGAKGDRGDDGMPGVAGEKGERGLMGQTGLAGADGKKGERGDSRFEDGLAHRISISGPPGPPGPQGYPGHMGHDGMPGPKGEPGERVKGDKGDAGDRGPPGLRGIQGLPGSTGLIGLPGTKGGKGEQGLPGLDGFPGLMGEKGERGGRGDKGDRGMLGKKGLKGQKGEQGPPGLDQPCPVGTNGCKEHPGEAGQSSGAPCPLGRDGLPIPGCWHK
- the LOC121541332 gene encoding collagen alpha-1(XXIII) chain-like isoform X3, encoding MGSPAKSDEKTMESINNNSHKSNFSHCLGGLPTLFCIMLSVCSMAFCFLVNFRTSHLEYRVQTLEMERMSLLPSDENGTVPCLQDIIEKLVRERLTVALPKLRNAREVIQECSCPPGPPGKRGRMGRRGDPGSPGTPGRDGYPGPLGMDGKPGAPGPMGSQGLPGPKGEQGEQGDMGPRMVFPRFDHGFLSGDQHTFHKRLLKGDQGQAGPPGPPGPPGSPGPRGPPGNTGKDGPRGPTGEQGPPGQDGIDGLEGPMGPPGRKGEDGQHGMPGSQGSPGLKGEQGPAGDQGRTGLDGLPGMKCSPGEKAVPGSYDIGLGQVVQGPPGPPGPPGGQGSKGESGSPGAPGADGDKGAKGDRGDDGMPGVAGEKGERGLMGQTGLAGADGKKGERGDSRFEDGLAHRISISGPPGPPGPQGYPGHMGHDGMPGPKGEPGERVKGDKGDAGDRGPPGLRGIQGLPGSTGLIGLPGTKGGKGEQGLPGLDGFPGLMGEKGERGGRGDKGDRGMLGKKGLKGQKGEQGPPGLDQPCPVGRDGLPIPGCWHK